From the Papaver somniferum cultivar HN1 chromosome 2, ASM357369v1, whole genome shotgun sequence genome, the window TTTTGAGGTAGAACCAAAGCGATGCCCTGGTTTTCTGTACAGATGCTCAGTGCAGTTGGGTTATACGAAAATGCCACCTGCTGAGTTCCGGTTATTTATGGAGGATGTAGCTTCGGAATACCATGGTGACACCTATCATCTGATCACTAAGAATTGCAACCATTTCACGGAAGACATGGCAATGAGATTAACTGGCAAAGAGATTCCTGGATGGGTTAACAGGCTTGCCCGAATAGGTACGAAGTCACATCTCTTTACAGGATAGCGACCATTCTTAATTTTTATATGTTTCCTTATTGTGCTTCTCAGCTTCTCTAACCGAAAGATGTTAACTGCAATTTAGTTACCAACTCTTCATGTAGTTCTACTAGACAACAAACTGTTGATGAACTCTTTATGCTCTCCTAGTTTACTGAATTAAGCTGCTTTCTGTGGAAAATGTATGATATGCCACCATGACTTTCTTATTCAGAGTAATAGAAAATTTTCTGAGGAACTTCATAACTTTGTAACCTGCCTTTACTTCTGACGCTGTGCAgaaaacattaaaattaaaaaagtacATAATGTCTGAAATAATGAATATTGGCGCATATACTCGTATAACATTTTGAATGTGATCTGTTATATTCAGGTGTCATGTGCAGTTGTTTGCTTCCTGAAAGCCTCCAAGTAACCACAGTTAAACAGTCGCCAGAGTATCACAATTGTTCTGGTTAGTAATAAACTCTCACATTTAGTATCAGTTATTCTCATCCAACTGTTTATTACTAATCTTAACCTGTAGTTCTGTTTAAGGATTGTGGTCGAAAAATACTACTGGACTATTATTTCTGCTTTGTAAGAATCTTGTTTCCCAAAACCTAgaaaaagggcatttaaccatctgtggagtttcaatattttgtgaatacaGAGGAAGATGGCTCTGAGTCTCAATCCACGCCAACCACACGCGAACCTACAGAAATTGATGAGGCAGATCAAGCTGATAAACATCTCCTCTCTCCTACTAACGTGGGTGGTATTGAAGTTTCTTTTGTCCGAGAATCATCTGTCAGGTGAAGTGGTGAAGTCCTCGTCTCTCTGTTTCTTTTGTCAGAGAGTAGCCTTGGTATAAACATCAATTCAAAGGAATACTTTGATACGCATGGTGGTTCTGCAAAATGAACTACCTTCGTTGGGAATGTATTATAGTCCATGGTTGTGTATAATTACATTTTTGGTAAACGAGTTGCATTCCGGGTTGATCAGCTTAGTGTGACGTTTGTCACTTTATCTCACAGTTGTTCTTGCCTGTCTTAATGGTATGAAGCACTCTCCTTTCCGGTAAAAGATGTTAGAATCTTTTTTGGAAACATAAACTGTTGGGAAAATGAATGATTTGGTTTGGTGTGTCTGGATGTCCATTAGAATCTCTGAAATCAGAAGATTTTGATATTGCAAAATCATAACAACCTTCTTAATATCTAACTGTGTTATTTAGAATCAGTTTTGGTCAAATCAATACTATAGCCATTAGTCATCCTAATAATTTATTTTCATTAGAATAGAAATTGTCCAAACAGATTCAAATCAACGATTGATTGATTGAGGTTTGGAAGAAAAAGCATTGATAAAGTAACAAAAAGGGCTCATAATTTTGAGCCAGGGTTCCTTCTAAAAATGCACACCTACATGACTGTATTTACCACACAAGTTGTGGAACAAACAGAagtgttttgaaaaaattatcaaATCATAACCAGAAATTTCATGGAACTTAGTAGCATATATATCAAGTAAAAAACTTTGGTTCAACATAACCCATTATAACCTAAAAGGGGAGGTTCATTCATTTTACATTTCCTAGGGCTATGGATTTGGAGATCCCCCTTTTTATATCTCTGCCACTGGAGTGTACAGAAGCAACACCGTCAAGGTTCAAAGTATTATAACAAATGTCATCTCTGCTTATCTTATGCCATAATAACAATCTGTAGTTGAAGAAGCTTGGGCGCTGATGGTGGGACTTCAAACCTCCTGCTAGTTACTTAAGAAGTCAATAGTAGGCTGAAGTCTGTAACTTGAATAGATTTCTAAGGTCAATTAGAAACCCGAAGCTGCAATACATCTACTAAAAAAAATATTGATTAACATGAATTTAACTTTTCTTAATTAGAAAATTAGAAGAGGCTCTGAACTCTGTAGTGGATAGGGTCCAATACGAACCATTCCTACTTTAATTCAAATAAATTAGAGACTTGAATCTAGACTGGTGTATATGTTACTCTCTGTCTTATGAAGATAATTgcaggaaaaaaaaagtaaaccaaGGGTTTAAAGTAAAATATGGAAGATTTAACTGAGATAACAAAACAAAGCAACCTTTTTGGTGAAAGGAAAGATAAACCCCAAGTATATTTTGATATTCATCACTGTACAGAGAATTCCAAATCTAGCAAATAATTTAAGAGATGACAAGAGTTACTTACTGTCACACCTCTTAAAAGCTCAGCAATATCCCTTTCCAAGACAATTTAGACAACGCTGCACCCTGAAAGACAATAATAAACACATCACCTCGACATATAAGGTCTTAAGATCACAAAGCTCAATTCTCCCTTGAAACCTAGCTAATATTGTTATGCACCAAGGTCAGTTCTGACCTGTTTCCTTCACATGTGGGGCAGAGACATGGATTTATGGCAACAGGATCATATAGAGGTGACCACTCTACTGTAGAATTCCCTTTGCATAATTTGCAAATATAGAACCCCTTACCTCTACAAACTCCACAAGGTGAAGCACCTTTTTTCTACACAACACAAAAGAATGCACTGTTGAGAAATCAGCATAGCTCCAAAACGGAACCTGATCATAACAAATGGTTCGTAATAACTTTTCTTATTACTAAGATCAACTCTGAGTACAAGTTAAAAACTCTACAAGAAGTAGTAGTGGTCAAATTGAAGTTGCCGCTTAAGAAACAAGTTGTATCTATGTGCAATAATCTTCCATTCTCTGCTAATTTGACAAGCACCAGGAAAGAACTATGGAATGCTATCCAGAGAGCTCTTTAGACCCCAGCATGATTTTCAGACTGACATCCAAAACACATGTGCGAGGccaattttttattaaaaaaaatgtgaTGCCAATGGGCTCCATTTATAAAATCTCAGCACTTGGATTATTTAGGATCCAAACTGTCTACTGTCTCCCTTAATTCCAAAACTTATAGTCAGTAAAATGAGGTACTACTGTGATACAATGATTTGTTTTGAAGTTAGAACTTCATATAGTTTCCTTGGTTACTCTTGTTCAGAAAATTTAACGGTTCAGCATAACATCTAGCGGCAGAGGGtcgaaatagaaaaataaaaataaatccaaTGAGCCAAAGATCAAAGCAAGGTACTTCTGTATTATTTCTAAAAGTTAAAATGCTGTGGTAACTTGTATGTAATGTTGTATTAGAAATTACCCGTTTAGCTTCAGAAACAGTTTGCAGTGCTCGAATCGTAAGAGTAGAAGCCAACGACAGCGTGATGACTCCACCAAACAAAATACCAGCAGCGGTACCAAGCTTACGTAAAGGCTCAGGGACACCACCCACCATATCCCTCGAGATACAGACTAATAGTGCTTGGGTAAGCTATAAGATAATGATGGAATAAGTTAAATGAACAATTTTGTATAATAGCAAACAATTGTAGTTCTATAATACAGTATACAAAGCTTTGGTATTTCTTTGGCGCATATTGTCAAACAACAATTACTCAACATGGAAATTTTGCTATTTTACACAGTCTGATCTCTATGGAGTAAAGGGGCGCATAAAAAAAGGTTGGGAGTAGGCATACCTGCTGTAGAAATTGAATTTGGTACcaatttgaagacaaagatcaAACTAAGTATCTCTactaaaaatcaatcaaaaattcAAGATTATACAAAGTAAAGACTTGTCACTTATAAATTGGAATCCATTATTTTCTCACTCTATTTCTTTTCTCTTGATGAATCCGTGTCTTTAAATCTCTATCTTATCCTCTCTTCAAAGAAAAAACGGAAGCTATTCGTCTCCGAGTCATAAGTCGCTAAGAACTTCCAAGTATCTTTGTGTTaggatacgggcatccaactcaaaatcaatcaagtggagaggccctaagagattataaaccgcatgatcttagataacccaacaatgtgggactaataatgtCAAcatgccccctcacgtgtagcctcgttggatcTACAtatggacaataaatcgggtgatgcGGTGTAAAAGCGCGGTCaacgactcgtcgcaaatagcctgctctgataccaggtTAGAATTTAtagacatccaactcaaaaccaattggcaatgagtggagagaccctaaaagattataaatcgcaggatcttagataacccaataatgtgggactaataatctcaacactttGGTGATGCTAAACACAACCCTCTTTTGGTTTAAGTATAAGGGAAATGTATAAAACAGTCCCACAATTAGGATCCGATTTACAAAACAGTCCTACTGTTACAAAC encodes:
- the LOC113349017 gene encoding deSI-like protein At4g17486; translation: MGNINSGSEDSDGNYQAPVILNIYDLTPINNYTRCVGLGIFHSGIEVHGLEYGFGAHDYSASGVFEVEPKRCPGFLYRCSVQLGYTKMPPAEFRLFMEDVASEYHGDTYHLITKNCNHFTEDMAMRLTGKEIPGWVNRLARIGVMCSCLLPESLQVTTVKQSPEYHNCSEEDGSESQSTPTTREPTEIDEADQADKHLLSPTNVGGIEVSFVRESSVR